A segment of the Lycium ferocissimum isolate CSIRO_LF1 chromosome 5, AGI_CSIRO_Lferr_CH_V1, whole genome shotgun sequence genome:
TGGAAGGATAAGTAtgaaaatttttcttcaaagtcAAACAAGTGAAATCCactcattttatttttgatcTTTATTAATATAAGAGCAAACACGACACAATTTGCTAACAACTAAAACATAAATGGACCAAAAATTCAATTAGTCCTAGATTTCTTATTGTATTGACCAAATATCTTGTCTGTGTTTGTGATTTTTGAGATTTATGCGTCACGTGACAACTTTGGAAAtagtttttggttttttacgCCCAATGTCTAAAATTCGTATTGGAGATCATTTAGTAAGATTCAACTAATTTGAATTTCACCCGCGTAATGTCCATAAACGGAAAGCTTTTACtctcagattttttttttttttaatattcaaaggTCGAACCCGAAGCTTTTGATTAAATGTGAAGGAATCATATCGATTTCACCATATATTAGTGATCCAAAGTAATAATCTCCCATATTTGCTTATACTTGAATTGAAGTAGAAACAAAAACGATAGTTCCAAATCATTTTCATTACTAATCTAACTGATAGAAAGTAAATTTTACAATCCTCCAAAACCAAATCTatttacaacatatatatatataaacctaTTCATTTTCTCCTTGCTTTTGTGATTTTGACCTTTTCAGTACTAGGATGATGAAAGATGAATAGGTTTAACATttactaaaagaaaaaagaaaaattccaaaaagtACCATAATAGTAGCTTTTTTGTTTTACCTGTAATATATAAACCTGTTCATCATCCCAGTACCGAAAAGGTCAAAAGTCAAAAAGGCAAGGAGAAAGGAAAACATttactaaaagaaaaaagaaaaattccaaaaagtACCATAATAGTAGCTTTTTTGTTTTATCTGTAAATAACAGAGTAAATGGAAAAAGCCAACTAATTTTTCCTGCCTAATTCCAAAAATTTTCCAACTACCATAAAGACTTTTCTTCCATTGGAACCCACACTTTAAACAACTACATTAATTTCATCGCCTCCCCATGATTCCGATTTCCGGCCCGATGCGAACCGTTTCATCCATCGTAAACCGGCCGGTTCAATAAAAATCAGTTCAACACCACGCGTAGTAGTAAGCATTTTTTGTTACTCCGGTTTATTTTTTGTTACTCCGGTTGGATCGAGATATGGACAGTAAATTGTCAAGTTGCAGTAAGTACTTTTTTCGTTCTTAATTAGATGGTACTGGATGAAATCGGAAGAATTAACTCGTCTTCAGCAAAAAGTGTTTTACCCCTTAATAAACCACTCTGAGCGAATTCGAATTAGTTAAAAAAACAAAGCAAAACGATTATTTCcaaatcattttcattataatCTAGATATAGTAAACTTTACAAGCCTTCACTCCAAAACTAAATCTATTTACAATATCTATAAACCTATTCTCATCATCCTCGTACtgaaaaggtcaaaaatcaAAAAGCAAGGagaaattaaaacatttataaaagaaaaaaaatatccacAAAAGTACCATAGTAGTAGCTTTTTTGTTTTACCTCGAAATTTAacagaaaaaaagtgaaaaagactGTTAATGTTTCATGCCAACGACAACATACCAGTATAGTCCCACCAGATGCAGTCTGAAGAGGGTAAAGTGTATACAGACCTTCTTGCCGCTAATTTTtcctaccaaattccaaaaaaaattcaactaccATAAAGACGTTTATTCCATTGGGATCCACTTTAAACAACTACATTAATTTCATCGCAATCCCATGATTCTGATCTTCGACCGGAAGCAAACCGTTTCATCCCTCCTAAACCGGCCGGTTCAACACCACGTGTTTTCTCTACACTCACACTTTTGCTCTTTCTCAACGGTATAACAACCGGTTCTTCTACTCTTGAACCCAACCCTTTATCCGTACTAGACCGAACCGGTTTTTTATTAGACCGGAATATTGACAATAATCTTGAAAAATATCCGGTTTTTTTGCTTCTTGATCTCTCGAGTGAATATttcttttcacatttttttgattttttttccgaTGATCTTCTTCGACCTCGTTTTGATCTTACTCTTCCCATGCATGATACCTTCGGCGACGAAGGTTCATTAACTCGCTTAACTTTAAGATTCGGGAAAATGGATTTTTTGCGTATAAAAAAGACGTATGTTTGCCGGTTTACATGCTCGCCGTTTCGAATCAACATAAGTAGCTTTCTGAGTTTTAGGAAATCCGATTATCGAAGCCTTAGATTTCAAAGTTGATGAGAATCTCTGTGAACTTGAGTTTGAACCTTGATTTAAGTTCGTTGTGTTTGGACCGATACCTGATGGaaacatggaaaatattttattcataagTTCGTAAATCTTTGAATAATCTTTATAATTCTGTACTCTATGAAAATAGCCATCAACATTCTTATTTATAATAGTACGAAAATCTAATTTAGTTCAAAATACGAAAATCAATTCCTATATAAATTCtgactataaatcctaactacacatgaattaaaatatcaaattctaCCAGCTTTTATTCATGAACTTATAAATCTTTGAATGTTCTCTACTATATAAACctactttaactcaaaacaaaaaaatctatTCCTATATAAATTCAGAATATACTTTGCTAATCAAGCCATGTACTTTTACTTATCACGCTGCAGTGTGTTTTTGAATAGTTTTTGAAAAtctatataatttaaaatagcaagattttaaaatatattttttttatcatattaataatagaaaatagacaTGAATTAAAACGCTAAAAAACTTATaatattttcaattattttttgcaacaaaaatctcagatcaaaaacaaaaaaaatattaattttaaaatataaatcatcGATCTaattcaaaataccaaatttcgataaaactttaatttatttttttctagcaATATAAAATTCTAACTACGTAAATCGACTctaaattaaaaacataaattcctaccaaattttgatatttcctacaactttgaattattatattttcgTAACAATACCTTTTGTCGACTGTTTACGGTCCAAAAAGGCGTTACGATCAAACCAATCAAACTCAGCATCTTTCGATAACCAAAATGATTCCGGCGGATAATCCGGCGGTATCTCCGGTTGCTTTTCCTCATCATCTTTCGCCGGCGATTCGCCGGCGCTGACGTCAGCTAAAGTTTCACATGCAACTTTCCGGTCATTATTTCCGCCGGCACAGGCAGAAACTAGTGTTTCCAAATCAACTTGAGGcatttttagagagagaaattaGAAGAAATTTTGTAGAGTGAGAAAGTGGATGagcaaatgtgaaaggaagaaATCCTAAGGGAGGATAGCGTAGACGGAAGTAGATATTTataaatgaagagaaaaaaaaattgaatattatttattttatattctattaAGATATTTTTCTTGTCACAAATTTgagaaataagaaattattaatattttgtACAGGTTGAAAAGGCTTGTTTGCGCCTTTCTTTGTCACAGGATGCTTTGTGCACGGGATGCCCTTTTTTCTTTCCGTCCCAAAATAATTATCGATTTTCTTTTTCGAGAGTTAATTTAACTGACATTTGAGATTAAACTAGATTagattaacttaatattttaaaattaaaatttggatATTCAAAAgttatatgaaaaataatataagttgtaatttttctcataattatatgatgatgatgatacggAATGAGCTTAAATAAAGAAGAGATTTATATAGTCGGCCTCAACTTGATGAGAGTTAGGAgtaattattattgttgttgtaaattttctcatattaatatgtcaaaaatatattttaaaatattaattgaaGTTCACATGATTTAAATTTggagtagaaaaaaaaaacgacaaTAATTTGGAACGGGAGAACAGTACTAGTAATAAATAATGGACCAATTGGGTTCTTTTTCTAGAAGGTGAAGTTCATTTTTGCCAAAATGAAAGTGAACGAAAAGGAAACTTCCAAAAGTTATAGTGTTATTTTGAGATATTCAATGATTTGATGAACTTTTTTGTACATTGTTTACTATGAATCTGTGGGGCACTAGAATAATTTGGATTTATGTTTGAACGAGATGCTGAATTTTGAGATTGTCTTTTTAATATTTACAAAAAAGTGAAGGTAGTTATATGATGGACAATCATTTTAATAATTTAGTGTATTACAATATTTGTAAATGATTGAAGAGATCTTTATTTCAAATGTCATTAACTTGTTAAgcttttttttgtgtgtgtgtgtttgtcaTTACTACTCTTTGAGTACTTTATTAAGAATAAAGTtaatactattattaggcttaaTACTACAATTAACGTTTGTACCTGCATAGTTTTGTAAAATTGACCCCTTAACTTCACGATATTCCAATTAATCACCTCTAATGGGCTAGAACAcatgttttaaaatatttatgaatatttatttgGGGAATGACTTCAGATTGCATGTTCAACTTTTATCTCGTGAACTCTAATTAAAGGAGAGAAATGCAAAGTTTTTGTCTCGCACTTGAAGATGTTTACAATTCAATTTCAAATTGTCAACTCGTAAACATAATTAGAAATATCCACAATATATTTGGATTAACTAGAGGTTTTTAGTTGAGAAATCGTGAAGTTAAGAGCCTACTTTACATAATCGTGCAATTAAAGGCGTCAATTTGTATATTAAGCCATGTTATTATGTTAGCGAGTGATAttctctctctttatttttccatAATTTTCTCCTTTCCCATTTATTGTTTAAACATTTACATCAAAGTCCAACATATAACTTGTaccaataccaacaatcatattataATAATTCAAAAAGACTGATTATACTTGGACTTGCCAGGGCTAGCGATCAATAATCAATTAACTTACAATTTTTGATAGTTTAGTTAGGCGCAAATCAATTTATAATTGCCTGTGACACCAACAGATATGCATGACCTTCGTTAGGTACCAATTTGGTCGTGTTAGATAGCAATTTTAAGTAGAATTAGGTATAAGTAGATGTTAATTATCTTTTTattctagccaaagaattagaaaaaaaaaatagtttactATATTATATGAATTTCATTATTTAACAACTTAAAACCTGGAGGTTGTGACCCAAAAACCCAATAATTGGGAAAGAGAGACTTTTAGATTCTAAAGAATTATTGAGGTGGTAAATTAAAGCCAGGGATAATAAGTATTGATTGAGTTTAAGTTACATGTACTAATAtcgttaatttttttatactGTTAGTATAATTTAACAAGTTATAGCAAATTATTACTCTATTTGTaagattattatattaattttgatATGAAAAGATATTTGTTATTATAGGTCAACTTAACTTAATAGGTTAAAAGTTCTGTATATTTTTAGTTCCGCTTaaactttgttttttttcttttcttcccttttttttttcattctaatTTCTCTCAGAAAGATAATCACAGTTTTTTCTTGTATAGTAACGTTTTCACTATCATGTAATCTTTGAAGATAAATATCCAATAACCGCAATATCATTTGTATATTCCAATTGAAAGTTTGGAGATTTGCCATATTTTAACTGAAGATTTCAGATTTAACTAACGATATTGGGTTCGTATTctagaaaatgaaaaacaatCCTGGAAGGGAGCACTTCCTTTTCGATAGGCTTTATACAACACAAATCTTAATTAGTCGGGATCGTAAAACTGATGTTGACTAATTAACCAGAAGTCTCTGGTTTGCGCGTATTAGTCGGGACCCTAAAAGTGATATCGACTAATTAACCAGAAGTCTCTGGTTTGAGCGTTTTCCCTTTGATAAATCTTACGCGGCGCGAATCTAGATTAGTCGAGACTCTAAAGTGGGTATCCACTAATTAACCACATGCCTAGAGTTGGAGCGCTTCCCTCTTTTTAATAGGCCTTATACAatagaaatttaaattaatttggGCCGCAAAGCGAGTATCAGATTTTgagtaaaaataaagaaataaattaataaattctTATAAGTAGCTTAAACtgatatgaaagaaaagattACCAACCGGATTGATTTGGTACGACATTTGTCAAACCAACAAGTGATGATTAGGTGGGTATTGGAATTGGCGAATGGTAACaacattaaaataatatttaattggtAATTACTTAGTCTAAGTTACTTAAATATTTTTGCCCTATATTAGCTTGTAGGTTTTTGGTTTAGCAATTAAGTTGATGTAGTTTATTTAATTAAGAATGAAGAAGTCCGTATATGTTAGGTACGCAATTTGCTTTCAGTATAAAAATGATACTAAAAATTAGGCATTGGCGATAAAATCACTCAATCGTCAAGCTTTAATTGACCTTAATTTCATCATGCAATTTTGCAGAGAAATCTTTCTTAAGAAGGGGCTCTTTTTCTAATCTTCACAAAGACAAATTAATCAAAGCTAAACCACGATTCATTAAGTCAACCTCACTAATAATTAGTTTTGAACCAAACAAACCAGTTAGGTCAATTAAAATGACATGAAAGATAGTAACAAGAAGTAGAGGCAAAAACACTAAGTAATTTC
Coding sequences within it:
- the LOC132057481 gene encoding uncharacterized protein LOC132057481; translation: MPQVDLETLVSACAGGNNDRKVACETLADVSAGESPAKDDEEKQPEIPPDYPPESFWLSKDAEFDWFDRNAFLDRKQSTKGIGPNTTNLNQGSNSSSQRFSSTLKSKASIIGFPKTQKATYVDSKRRACKPANILKRVNEPSSPKVSCMGRVRSKRGRRRSSEKKSKKCEKKYSLERSRSKKTGYFSRLLSIFRSNKKPVRSSTDKGLGSRVEEPVVIPLRKSKSVSVEKTRGVEPAGLGGMKRFASGRRSESWDCDEINVVV